One window from the genome of Haladaptatus paucihalophilus DX253 encodes:
- a CDS encoding PhzF family phenazine biosynthesis protein: MQTCRTLLVDAFTDEPLAGNAAGVVPDADDLTADQMQAIARELSVSETAFFVESEDADRRVRFFTPTTEIDLCGHATVASHVHLLEDDRIEPGTHALETNVGVLDIEVETDGTVWMTQDDPDVEPVDIEYERLGAALGIDPAALRDVGEDLPLAVSSTGLPILIVPVNFLEHVGGADPDMEAIEEIGNEVGALGVYAFTFDAIEAGSTLHGRMFAPAVGIPEDPVTGTASGSVAAYLDAYDAFDNEGESGNFPDELRLEQGHFVDRPGYVRVRVDNETGVRVGGRATTALDGSLVAPDAADDDIIEC, from the coding sequence ATGCAAACCTGTCGAACGCTGCTCGTGGACGCGTTCACGGACGAACCGCTGGCCGGAAACGCCGCCGGTGTGGTTCCCGACGCCGACGATTTGACGGCCGACCAGATGCAGGCCATCGCCCGCGAACTCTCGGTGAGCGAGACGGCCTTTTTTGTCGAAAGCGAGGACGCGGACCGCCGGGTCCGGTTCTTCACGCCGACGACGGAAATCGACCTCTGCGGACACGCGACGGTCGCCTCGCACGTCCACCTGCTCGAAGACGACCGCATCGAACCGGGAACGCACGCGCTCGAAACGAACGTCGGCGTGCTGGACATCGAGGTGGAAACGGACGGCACCGTCTGGATGACCCAAGACGACCCCGACGTCGAACCCGTCGATATCGAGTACGAACGACTGGGTGCGGCGCTCGGCATCGACCCGGCGGCGCTCCGCGATGTGGGCGAGGACCTCCCGCTGGCGGTTTCCTCGACGGGACTTCCCATTCTCATCGTCCCCGTCAACTTCCTCGAACACGTCGGCGGCGCGGACCCTGACATGGAGGCCATCGAGGAAATCGGGAACGAGGTCGGCGCGCTCGGCGTCTACGCCTTCACGTTCGACGCCATCGAGGCGGGCTCGACGCTCCACGGGCGGATGTTCGCCCCCGCGGTGGGGATTCCGGAGGACCCGGTGACGGGCACGGCGAGCGGGTCGGTCGCGGCGTATCTGGACGCGTACGACGCGTTCGACAACGAGGGCGAATCCGGGAATTTCCCGGACGAACTCCGCTTGGAGCAGGGTCACTTCGTTGACCGACCGGGATACGTGCGCGTGCGGGTCGATAATGAAACCGGCGTGCGAGTCGGGGGTCGGGCGACGACCGCGCTGGACGGCAGTTTGGTCGCCCCCGACGCGGCGGACGACGACATCATCGAGTGCTGA
- a CDS encoding glycoside hydrolase family 15 protein has product MNWKPAGIALLTAMILVAGCLGGHAGTTNVASDTTTQTASSTTTATTTTETTISPADADLPPGVTTDGISDVDALVSAHESALRETGFQFEARQTSRADGNTTVAVQHGRATAGLSTVFTRLNMTGNFHYRSTVWKNDSTVISRGTSEEGTRYRIRPREERGVAKSNTIRSILHTGEFAIDHVASVDDGTRITLHADRFSGNGGFENVTDYDATLVVDSAGRVHRFHRFIETDGRTRSIDFEFLAARSDAIDRPEWTDEAGRAVHADLRTTTDSGRLEIEHRGGDALPAGSSIELGHNGTTYAATFEHALEPGETAYFYFPSDGGDPMLTRTDPGRDAGTRFEGSYSLTIVTASDVIVQSSGFSVGYDESSAP; this is encoded by the coding sequence ATGAATTGGAAACCGGCCGGTATCGCCCTCCTCACGGCGATGATTCTCGTTGCAGGTTGTCTCGGTGGTCACGCCGGGACGACGAATGTCGCATCGGATACGACCACACAGACGGCATCGTCCACGACGACAGCCACGACCACCACCGAAACGACGATTTCCCCGGCGGATGCCGACCTCCCGCCGGGTGTTACGACCGACGGGATTTCGGACGTGGACGCGCTGGTTTCGGCCCACGAATCCGCCCTGCGCGAAACCGGCTTTCAGTTCGAGGCCCGCCAAACGTCCCGCGCGGACGGCAATACCACAGTCGCCGTCCAGCACGGCCGCGCCACCGCGGGGCTGTCCACCGTGTTCACGCGGCTGAACATGACCGGTAATTTCCACTATCGGAGCACGGTGTGGAAAAACGACTCCACCGTGATTTCGCGCGGCACGAGCGAGGAGGGGACGCGGTACCGAATCCGTCCGCGAGAAGAACGCGGCGTGGCGAAATCGAACACGATTCGGTCGATACTCCACACCGGGGAGTTCGCCATCGACCACGTAGCGAGCGTCGATGACGGAACCCGAATCACGCTTCACGCCGACCGATTCTCCGGGAACGGCGGCTTCGAGAACGTCACCGATTACGACGCCACGCTGGTCGTGGATTCGGCCGGTCGCGTTCACCGCTTCCACCGATTCATCGAAACCGATGGGCGAACCCGGTCCATCGACTTCGAATTCCTCGCGGCGCGCTCGGACGCCATCGACCGTCCCGAGTGGACCGACGAGGCGGGGCGGGCGGTCCACGCCGACCTTCGAACCACGACCGACTCCGGCCGTCTCGAAATCGAACACCGCGGCGGCGACGCGCTTCCGGCCGGTTCGAGCATCGAACTCGGCCACAATGGAACGACGTACGCGGCGACGTTCGAGCACGCGCTCGAACCCGGCGAGACGGCGTACTTTTACTTCCCGAGCGACGGCGGCGACCCGATGCTGACCCGGACCGACCCAGGTCGTGACGCTGGCACGCGGTTCGAGGGCAGTTATTCGCTGACCATCGTCACCGCGTCCGACGTCATCGTCCAGTCGAGCGGCTTTTCCGTCGGGTACGACGAGTCGAGCGCGCCGTAG
- a CDS encoding HPP family protein, whose product MRQHVETGLYAGFLFAVLGFVAWMSGEPFIFPSLGPSAFMLAFERRRDRRQVYRIVGGHLIGGVAGFVAFHLLGDGAAITALPPARSAEEFHLVASAVVSIVLTSWAMIATDMIHAPACATTLIVSLGLLSTSTQVVIIVVSIVLLVASDTAVLFLFKRVVGRPHPIYSGE is encoded by the coding sequence ATGAGACAGCACGTTGAAACCGGTCTCTATGCGGGATTTCTGTTCGCCGTTCTCGGATTCGTTGCATGGATGAGTGGTGAGCCGTTTATCTTCCCGAGCCTTGGCCCATCCGCATTCATGCTGGCGTTCGAGCGCCGGAGAGACCGACGACAGGTGTATCGGATTGTCGGGGGGCATCTCATCGGCGGTGTCGCCGGATTTGTTGCGTTTCATTTGCTTGGAGATGGTGCAGCGATCACAGCACTGCCCCCCGCCCGCTCAGCTGAAGAATTTCACCTCGTTGCGAGTGCAGTCGTCTCGATTGTTCTCACTAGTTGGGCGATGATTGCAACCGACATGATTCACGCTCCCGCCTGCGCAACGACGCTTATCGTCTCCCTTGGATTACTCTCGACCTCGACTCAAGTCGTGATTATCGTTGTGAGTATCGTTCTCCTCGTAGCGTCGGATACTGCTGTACTGTTTCTGTTTAAACGAGTAGTTGGTAGACCACATCCAATCTATTCCGGTGAATAA
- the ppsA gene encoding pyruvate, water dikinase has product MVVLWLDEISANDLELVGGKGASLGELTGANLPVPPGFVVTAETYRRFIEETGIAEELFEAADVDTEDSAALAEAESRAEELILGTDIPEDMREGILAAYDNLDDGKAFVAVRSSATAEDLPDASFAGQQETFLNITRDDLVERVKECWASLFTQRAIYYRQEKDFDHRKVDIAVVVQRMVDAEKSGVMFTSHPSTGEPKIIIEAAWGLGEAVVSGSVSPDNYVIDRETGAAEDVTIADKKVMHVKDQDTGETVERSVPDDKRNARVLSEADIDRLIELGEEVESHYETPQDVEWAIVDGEVFMLQSRPITTISDNGTIEAESSEGVADGSGAAGAVGASGHEILVDGLGASPGIASGAVRLVTKLDQLDKVREGDIIVTEMTTPDMVPAMKRAAGIITDEGGMTSHAAIVSRELGVPAVVGCSNATDSLEDGQVVTLDGDKGTIREGKPERETEREPIEEARPKTPVKPMTATEVKVNVSIPEAAERAAATGADGVGLLRMEHMILSTNKTPERYIEDHGVDAYVDEIVEGIRGVAEEFYPRPVRVRTLDAPTDEFQQLQGGENEPNEHNPMLGWRGIRRSLDKPGVFQHELDAFSELYDMGYDNVQIMFPLVNDAEDVLRARRLMAESGIDPDKRSWGVMIETPASALQIEEMAQAGIKFASFGTNDLTQYTLAVDRNNENVANRFDELHPAVLELIGQTIDCCREHDINTSICGQAGSKPEMVRFLVNRGVSSISANIDAVRDVQHEVKRVEQKLMLDSVR; this is encoded by the coding sequence ATGGTTGTACTCTGGCTGGACGAAATCAGTGCAAACGACCTCGAACTGGTCGGTGGCAAGGGGGCCTCGCTCGGTGAACTCACCGGTGCGAACCTCCCTGTCCCGCCGGGATTCGTCGTGACCGCCGAAACCTATCGACGGTTCATCGAAGAAACCGGTATCGCAGAAGAGCTGTTCGAGGCCGCTGACGTCGACACCGAGGATTCCGCGGCACTGGCGGAGGCCGAGTCGCGGGCGGAAGAGCTCATTCTCGGTACCGACATTCCTGAAGATATGCGCGAGGGTATCCTCGCCGCCTACGATAATCTAGATGACGGGAAGGCGTTCGTCGCGGTTCGCTCCTCCGCGACGGCGGAAGACCTCCCGGACGCGTCCTTCGCGGGACAACAGGAGACGTTCCTCAACATCACGCGCGACGATCTCGTCGAGCGAGTGAAAGAGTGTTGGGCGTCGCTGTTCACCCAGCGCGCTATCTACTACCGACAGGAGAAGGACTTCGACCACAGGAAAGTGGACATCGCCGTCGTCGTCCAGCGCATGGTGGACGCCGAAAAGAGCGGCGTCATGTTCACCAGCCACCCCTCGACCGGCGAGCCGAAGATAATCATCGAGGCCGCGTGGGGGCTCGGCGAGGCGGTCGTTTCCGGGTCCGTGTCGCCCGACAACTACGTCATCGACCGCGAAACCGGTGCGGCCGAGGACGTCACCATCGCCGACAAGAAGGTGATGCACGTGAAAGACCAGGACACCGGCGAGACGGTCGAACGAAGCGTTCCCGACGATAAACGGAACGCACGCGTCCTCTCGGAGGCCGACATCGACCGGCTCATCGAACTCGGCGAGGAGGTCGAGAGCCACTACGAAACCCCACAGGACGTGGAGTGGGCTATCGTGGACGGAGAGGTCTTCATGCTCCAGTCGCGTCCGATAACCACCATCAGCGACAACGGCACCATCGAGGCCGAGTCGTCCGAGGGCGTCGCCGACGGCAGCGGCGCGGCCGGAGCGGTCGGCGCGAGCGGTCACGAAATCCTCGTCGACGGACTCGGGGCCAGCCCCGGTATCGCGAGCGGCGCGGTCCGACTCGTCACGAAACTCGACCAACTCGACAAGGTGCGCGAGGGCGACATCATCGTCACCGAGATGACGACGCCCGACATGGTGCCCGCGATGAAGCGCGCGGCGGGCATCATCACGGACGAAGGTGGCATGACCAGCCACGCCGCCATCGTCTCGCGCGAACTCGGCGTCCCGGCCGTCGTCGGCTGTAGCAACGCCACCGATTCCCTCGAAGACGGGCAAGTCGTCACGTTGGACGGCGACAAGGGAACCATCCGCGAGGGCAAGCCCGAGCGAGAGACGGAGCGCGAGCCCATCGAGGAGGCGCGACCGAAGACCCCCGTCAAACCGATGACCGCGACGGAGGTCAAAGTGAACGTCTCCATCCCGGAGGCCGCGGAACGCGCCGCCGCCACGGGAGCCGACGGCGTCGGCCTGCTCCGAATGGAGCACATGATCCTCTCGACCAACAAGACGCCCGAACGCTACATCGAGGACCACGGCGTGGACGCCTACGTGGACGAAATCGTGGAGGGAATCCGCGGCGTCGCCGAGGAGTTCTACCCCCGACCCGTCCGCGTTCGCACGCTCGACGCGCCGACCGACGAGTTCCAACAGCTCCAAGGGGGCGAGAACGAGCCGAACGAGCACAACCCGATGCTCGGCTGGCGCGGCATCCGCCGGAGCCTCGACAAGCCCGGCGTCTTCCAGCACGAACTCGACGCCTTCAGCGAGCTGTACGACATGGGCTACGACAACGTACAGATCATGTTCCCGCTCGTCAACGACGCGGAGGACGTCCTCCGCGCCCGTCGGCTGATGGCCGAATCGGGCATCGACCCCGACAAACGCTCGTGGGGCGTGATGATAGAGACGCCCGCGAGCGCGCTCCAAATCGAGGAGATGGCACAAGCGGGCATCAAGTTCGCCAGTTTCGGCACCAACGACCTCACCCAGTACACCCTCGCGGTGGACCGCAACAACGAGAACGTCGCCAACCGGTTCGACGAACTCCACCCCGCCGTCCTCGAACTCATCGGCCAAACCATCGACTGCTGCCGCGAACACGACATCAACACGAGCATCTGCGGGCAGGCCGGGTCGAAACCGGAGATGGTTCGCTTCCTCGTCAACCGCGGCGTGTCGTCTATCTCGGCGAACATCGACGCCGTGCGCGACGTGCAACACGAAGTCAAACGCGTCGAGCAGAAACTGATGTTGGATTCGGTGCGGTAA
- a CDS encoding KTSC domain-containing protein, translating to MKARTRDGERTRRIECDEFEEGNEGIVLRGRHAGVVGYVPYDMLASVTRTRTPVDSTSLASVGYDPEEETLEIEFHSGGVYRYADVPQSVYQELLSARSHGSYFHENIRGAYDYRRIR from the coding sequence ATGAAAGCGCGCACACGCGACGGCGAACGAACGAGACGAATCGAGTGCGACGAATTCGAGGAAGGGAACGAGGGAATCGTCCTCCGGGGACGCCACGCGGGCGTCGTCGGATACGTCCCGTACGACATGCTGGCGTCCGTGACGCGAACCCGGACGCCCGTAGATTCGACCAGTTTGGCGAGCGTCGGCTACGACCCGGAGGAGGAGACGCTCGAAATCGAGTTCCACAGCGGCGGCGTGTATCGGTACGCCGACGTTCCCCAATCGGTGTATCAGGAACTCCTGAGCGCCCGCTCACACGGGTCGTACTTTCACGAAAATATCCGGGGAGCGTACGACTATCGTCGGATTCGATAA
- a CDS encoding DUF7344 domain-containing protein encodes MTNSETPTETGISTAAPSTRDLSNVFDALQRPERRTVLSFLHECDADTIELDELGAHVSSRLTGTDETLVRSMLHHHHLPKLADYGFIDYDRTTLVIRPCADVDELLPLFVE; translated from the coding sequence ATGACTAACAGCGAGACGCCAACCGAAACCGGAATTTCTACAGCCGCACCAAGCACGCGCGACCTGTCGAACGTCTTCGACGCTTTGCAACGCCCGGAACGTCGAACTGTCCTATCGTTCCTTCACGAGTGCGACGCCGACACCATCGAGTTGGACGAACTCGGAGCGCACGTTTCGTCTCGATTGACCGGTACGGATGAAACCCTCGTCCGGTCGATGCTTCATCACCACCATCTTCCCAAGCTGGCGGACTACGGGTTCATCGATTACGACAGAACGACCCTCGTAATCCGTCCGTGCGCCGACGTCGATGAGCTACTTCCCCTGTTCGTAGAATGA
- a CDS encoding chymotrypsin family serine protease, with product MTHTQEFEHLLDCKNVLGVDYDEETNTLTVFVSQKLPDAELDDEDNVKKRVSGVTVRVEDAGYGDERDGFDALAFLEPLPDAEAGRHDRHRPVVGGISEINAKSTAATAGPYPARVTDTGAANWAESVSEGDVVRLSNNHVYARVNEGEFGEPVIQPSPRDGGSMPDDKTGELRGYVTIDDGALVDVAARSVDPERESPEYYKLDDSWPTSVRREDYRSLKGQTVTKTGRTTGVTSGDVKATGASVRVNYGDAGTIKLRDQLIAGPMSKGGDSGSPVFLDSTGELVGLLFAGSARQTIFSKIAAVESELGVELLTEEPGEGGSGGGGSGGGRGGDDGGRGGDGDGGRGGTGGGDDGSVTYRETFDTTVTVSTDGPELSLESFSVSGPTDSGKQVKAIAEVSGTAVGTGWLSVQGNRTTFELTDDDARDGAFVRDVSLTVAVPDSSTDSFDLRVTGGYVVQSS from the coding sequence ATGACGCACACACAAGAATTCGAACACCTCCTCGACTGCAAGAACGTCCTCGGCGTCGATTACGACGAGGAAACGAACACGCTCACGGTCTTCGTCTCGCAAAAGCTCCCGGACGCGGAACTCGACGACGAGGACAACGTGAAAAAGCGCGTCTCCGGCGTTACCGTCCGCGTCGAAGACGCGGGCTACGGCGACGAACGCGACGGGTTCGACGCGCTCGCCTTTCTCGAACCCCTCCCCGATGCCGAGGCGGGCCGCCACGACCGCCATCGACCGGTCGTCGGCGGTATCAGCGAAATCAACGCGAAATCGACGGCCGCGACCGCCGGGCCGTATCCCGCCCGCGTGACCGACACCGGCGCCGCGAACTGGGCCGAGTCGGTCTCCGAGGGCGACGTCGTTCGCCTCTCGAACAACCACGTCTACGCCCGGGTGAACGAAGGAGAGTTCGGCGAACCGGTCATCCAGCCATCGCCGAGGGACGGCGGGAGCATGCCGGACGACAAGACCGGCGAACTGCGCGGCTACGTTACCATCGACGACGGCGCGCTGGTGGACGTCGCGGCCCGCTCCGTTGACCCGGAGCGGGAATCGCCCGAGTACTACAAGTTGGACGACTCGTGGCCGACGAGCGTCCGCCGCGAGGACTACCGCTCGCTCAAGGGTCAGACGGTGACGAAGACGGGCCGCACCACCGGCGTTACGAGCGGCGACGTGAAAGCCACCGGCGCGAGCGTCCGCGTGAACTACGGCGACGCGGGCACCATCAAACTCCGCGACCAACTCATCGCGGGACCGATGTCGAAGGGCGGCGACAGCGGGTCGCCCGTCTTCCTCGATTCGACCGGCGAACTCGTCGGCCTGCTCTTCGCCGGGTCCGCGCGCCAGACCATCTTCTCCAAAATCGCGGCCGTCGAATCCGAACTCGGCGTCGAACTGCTGACCGAGGAACCCGGCGAGGGCGGGAGCGGTGGCGGTGGAAGCGGTGGCGGACGCGGCGGCGATGATGGTGGTCGTGGCGGAGACGGTGACGGCGGCCGTGGCGGTACGGGCGGAGGCGACGATGGGTCAGTTACCTACCGCGAGACGTTCGACACCACGGTCACGGTTTCGACCGACGGCCCGGAACTGTCCTTGGAGTCGTTCTCCGTGTCCGGCCCGACGGATTCTGGTAAGCAGGTGAAAGCGATCGCCGAGGTGTCCGGCACCGCCGTCGGAACCGGATGGCTCTCCGTGCAGGGGAACCGAACCACGTTCGAGTTGACCGACGACGACGCCCGCGACGGAGCCTTCGTCCGCGACGTCTCCCTGACCGTCGCAGTCCCCGACTCCTCGACGGATTCCTTCGATTTGCGCGTCACCGGCGGCTACGTCGTTCAGTCGTCGTAA